The following proteins are encoded in a genomic region of Papaver somniferum cultivar HN1 unplaced genomic scaffold, ASM357369v1 unplaced-scaffold_10, whole genome shotgun sequence:
- the LOC113326359 gene encoding uncharacterized protein LOC113326359, which produces MVIPEEHDTTELDYAQLCPPITKLGDLPAIDLSTCSLNTQPVVNSYGIYDVPADNYPNNNDVRNNSHLNIATSNLDSYQNASQSGDDTNASLGGGSDSTTQVNQPFATPLIETAKNTINQFPVNNINLIAWNIRGFGKKSSNKELSLLCRNVNPDIIFLSETKMNKDMDARKLKKNMGFPCTFNVPNIGRSGGLALSWKKEIHLNIVSSSMRGIYVTSIDIIYSKTCHIHFMYGEPNSRTEDKNGGLEVDDPDFETLRNFFYVFNLHDPAEDLCPKLCVNNLPRDSYDHCPMHIGLNYEDIFMPRPFHFMAMWIGDPTCRDIIANSWSVNVVGSPAYRLKAKLLITKKGLRDWNKSSFGNIQTNISIIMTDLAELQLSNPTDTSNTSRFKARFKYLCNLEELYWKDKSREVWLMEGDKNSLYFHRVTLFRRKRNAISWIKNSLNTILTDRDSIGTSFIDYLKNLYSSHPQQFQDEILVHLPIKFSAEDNTLLNMPLSPEEIKNDVFQMGGKKAPGPDGFTFFFIENTGILWEMLSLT; this is translated from the exons ATggttattcctgaagaacatgatACCACTGAACTTGATTATGCTCAATTGTGTCCTCCAATTACCAAACTGGGGGATTTACCTGCTATCGATCTTTCTACCTGTTCTCTCAATACCCAACCCGTGGTTAATTCTTATGGGATCTACGATGTACCTGCTGACAATTACCCAAACAACAATGATGTccgcaataattctcatctcaatATTGCTACTTCTAATCTCGATTCTTACCAAAATGCTTCTCAAAGTGGTGATGATACCAATGCTTCTCTTGGTGGTGGGTCTGACTCTACCACTCAGGTAAATCAACCTTTCGCAACCCCTTTAATTGAGACTGCCAAAAATACTATTAACCAATTTCCTGTCAATAACATCAATCTGATTGCTTGGAACATTAGAGGATTTGGAAAAAAATCTTCTAATAAGGAACTTAGTCTACTATGTAGGAATGTCAACCCTGACATcatttttctctctgaaacaaaAATGAACAAAGATATGGATGCtagaaagttaaaaaaaaatatggGATTCCCTTGTACTTTTAATGTCCCTAATATTGGTAGAAGTGGTGGCCTTGCTCTTTCTTGGAAGAAGGAAATTCATCTCAACATTGTCTCATCCAGTATGAGGGGTATCTACGTTACATCTATTGACATCATTTACTCTAAGACCTGTCATATTCATTTCATGTATGGTGAACCCAATAGCA gaactgaagataaaaatggtggtCTAGAAGTtgatgatcctgattttgaaaCCCTTAGAAATTTCTTCTATGTGTTTAACttgcatgatcctg CTGAAGATCTTTGTCCTAAACTTTGTGTTAACAATCTCCCCAGGGATTCCTATGATCATTGCCCTATGCATATAGGTTTGAACTATGAGGATATTTTTATGCCTAGACCTTTTCATTTTATGGCTATGTGGATTGGGGATCCTACTTGCAGAGACATTATTGCTAACTCCTGGTCCGTGAATGTGGTAGGCTCCCCTGCTTACAGGCTTAAAGCTAAACTGTTAATTACTAAGAAAGGCCTAAGGGATTGGAATAAATCTtcctttggtaatattcaaactaatatatCCATCATCATGACAGATTTAGCTGAGCTCCAACTCTCTAACCCTACTGATACCAGCAATACCTCTAGATTCAAAGCTAGATTCAAGTACCTTTGTAACTTAGAAGAGTTATATTGGAAAGATAAATCTAGGGAGGTTTGGCTCATGGAAGGTGACAAAAATTCACTCTATTTCCATAGAGTTACTCTCTTTAGGAGAAAAAGAAATGCCATTAGCTGGATTAAGAATTCCTTgaatactattctaactgatagagatagtattggaacTTCTTTCATAGACTATTTAAAAAACCTTTATTCTTCCCATCCTCAGCAATTCCAGGATGAAATTCTTGTTCATCTCCCTATTAAGTTCTCTGCTGAGGATAACACTCTTTTAAATATGCCTCTTTCTCCAGAGGAAATTAAGAATGATGTCTTCCAAATGGGGGGAAAGAAAGCTCCTGGACCTGATGGCTTCACATTCTTTTTTATCGAAAATACTGGGATATTGTGGGAGATGTTGTCATTGACATGA
- the LOC113326820 gene encoding kinesin-like protein NACK2: protein MIRTPLKSASKGVRTPARTPGTPGAPKVREENIFVTVRVRPLSIREQASNDQVAWKCSDEHTILSKNLNNERSTVPYIFDRVFDMNCLTQRVYEEGAKDVALSPLTGVNATIFAYGQTSSGKTFTMKGITESAVKDIDDHIRNSPERDFVLKISGMEIYNETVMDLLNRDSGPLRLLDDPEKGTIVEKLVEEIAKDSNHLRSLINICEAQRQVGETALNDTSSRSHQIIRLTIESCLRENSTPVKSFVTSLNLVDLAGSERAAQTKTDGTRLKEGSHINRSLLTLMTVIRKLSAGGRMGHIPYRDSKLTRILQPSLGGNSRTAIICTMSPALSHLEQSRNTLSFASSAKEVKNTAQVNMVVSEKQLLKNLQNKVALLEAELHSPEPPSSSLKSLLVDREMKIQKMMIEMEELKRERDQAQSELELERKMQKNKRGSPRHVVRSLAFPTEDESISDDHISLSGKRRKLARNTMMRRSTADPSMLVHEIRKLEKRQKQLGEEANRALEVLHKEVSSQKLGSQDAAETIAKLLSEIKEMNFASSISDDIKVGGKTSLKEEISRLNSEGVTIATLEKQLENAQNSIDKLMLSLPCKEKLGPSPLRNSTNRSHMLRSPCSPLSSYRDVRESEQENQSPQIVNAVHRAHTPIEPCKETPKKEDYRGNSSRESTAGSRRKNSVNVKRMQEMFKNAAEENIRSIRTYVTELKERVAKLQYQKQLLVCQVLELEENETSASESGLSAQSPMSWRLVFEEQREQIIMLWHLCHVSIVHRTQFYLLFRGDPDDQMYMEVELRRLTWLEQKLAEVGNASPALLGDEPASSVSSSIRALKQEREQLAKRATSRLTAQELEMLYIKWDVPAGGKQRRLQLVNKLWTDPHNMQHIKDSAEVVAKLVGFCESGEQITKEMFELNFALPSDKKPWMGWNLISNLLQHL, encoded by the exons ATGATTAGAACACCTCTGAAATCGGCGTCAAAGGGAGTACGAACCCCTGCGAGGACCCCAGGAACCCCAGGAGCACCAAAAGTTCGCGAGGAGAACATATTTGTGACAGTAAGAGTTAGACCTTTGAGCATAAGAGAACAAGCCTCAAACGATCAAGTTGCTTGGAAGTGTAGTGATGAGCATACCATTTTATCTAAGAATTTAAACAACGAACGGTCTACGGTGCCTTACATCTTTG ATCGTGTATTTGATATGAATTGCTTAACTCAGAGAGTTTATGAGGAAGgtgctaaggatgttgcgttGTCTCCTCTTACTGGAGTTAATG CAACGATATTTGCATATGGGCAAACCAGTAGTGGTAAGACGTTTACCATGAAGGGGATTACTGAAAGTGCTGTCAAggacatagacgatcacattagAAAC TCTCCAGAAAGAGATTTTGTACTAAAGATTTCTGGCATGGAGATCTATAACGAGACGGTCATGGACTTGTTGAATCGAGACTCTGGCCCCCTTCGCCTTCTGGACGATCCGGAG AAAGGGACAATTGTTGAAAAGCTGGTTGAAGAAATAGCGAAGGACAGTAATCATCTGAGGAGTTTAATAAACATTTGTGAAG CTCAAAGACAAGTAGGAGAAACTGCCTTAAACGACACAAGCTCAAGGTCACATCAGATTATAAGGCTG ACCATAGAGAGTTGTCTCCGCGAAAACTCGACCCCTGTAAAGTCATTTGTAACAAGCCTG AATCTTGTGGACCTTGCAGGAAGTGAGCGTGCAGCTCAAACAAAAACGGATGGGACAAGACTGAAAGAAGGGTCTCATATCAACCGCAGCCTTCTTACTCTAATGACAGTGATAAGAAAACTCAG TGCTGGAGgaaggatgggtcatataccgtaCCGAGATTCTAAGCTTACCCGAATATTGCAACCTTCACTTGGGGGCAATTCTCGAACTGCCATTATATGTACCATGAGTCCTGCCTTGAGTCATCTGGAGCAATCACGAAACACTCTTTCATTTGCTAGTAGTGCAAAGGAAGTAAAAAATACTGCTCAAGTGAATATG GTTGTTTCGGAGAAGCAACTATTGAAGAATTTGCAGAATAAAGTTGCTTTGCTTGAAGCAGAACTGCATTCTCCAGAACCTCCTTCATCATCTTTGAAGTCCTTATTGGTAGACAGGGAGATGAAAATCCAAAAG ATGATGATAGAAATGGAAGAATTGAAGCGTGAGAGAGATCAAGCACAGTCAGAACTTGAATTAGAaaggaaaatgcagaaaaataaaaGG GGTTCTCCTCGTCACGTGGTCAGGAGTCTTGCATTTCCCACTGAAGATGAGTCAATATCAGATGATCATATTTCATTGAGTGGAAAGAGAAGAAAACTGGCAAGGAATACAATGATGAGGCGGTCAACTGCAGATCCTTCCATGCTTGTGCATGAAATAAGAAAGCTTGAGAAGCGACAGAAACAGCTTGGTGAAGAAGCAAACCGAGCTCTAGAGGTTCTGCACAAGGAGGTCTCGTCTCAAAAATTGGGAAGCCAGGACGCTGCAGAAACCATTGCGAAACTTCTTTCAGAGATTAAGGAGATGAATTTTGCTAGTTCAATTTCAGATGACATCAAAGTGGGAGGGAAAACTAGCCTGAAAGAAGAGATCTCTCGTTTGAACTCGGAGGGAGTCACTATTGCCACTTTAGAAAAACAACTTGAGAATGCGCAAAATTCGATAGACAAGTTGATGCTGTCTCTTCCGTGTAAGGAGAAATTGGGTCCCTCTCCTTTAAGGAACAGCACTAACAGGTCACATATGTTACGCTCACCTTGCTCACCTTTGTCCTCTTATCGGGATGTAAGGGAGTCTGAGCAGGAAAACCAATCTCCCCAAATTGTGAATGCCGTGCACCGTGCTCATACACCGATAGAACCTTGTAAAGAGACACCGAAGAAAGAAGACTACAGGGGTAACTCATCAAGGGAAAGTACAGCGGGCTCAAGGCGTAAAAATTCTGTAAATGTGAAAAGAATGCAAGAGATGTTCAAGAATGCAGCCGAAGAAAACATACGGAGCATCAGAACTTATGTTACTGAACTGAAAGAAAGGGTTGCAAAGCTTCAGTACCAAAAGCAACTTCTTGTTTGCCAG GTATTGGAGCTTGAAGAAAATGAAACTTCAGCATCCGAATCAGGTTTATCAGCTCAGTCTCCAATGTCATGGAGGCTTGTTTTCGAGGAACAAAGGGAACAGattatcatgttatggcacctcTGCCATGTTTCCATAGTTCATCGGACGCAATTCTACTTGCTATTCAGAGGTGACCCAGATGATCAAATGTATATGGAAGTTGAGCTTCGAAGATTAACATGGTTGGAGCAGAAATTGGCAGAGGTAGGCAATGCAAGCCCGGCTCTTTTAGGAGATGAACCAGCCAGCTCTGTATCCTCAAG TATCAGAGCACTCAAGCAAGAGAGAGAACAACTGGCAAAGAGGGCGACATCGAGACTAACAGCACAGGAACTCGAAATGCTCTACATAAAATGGGATGTCCCAGCAGGTGGGAAACAGAGGAGGCTCCAGCTAGTCAATAAGTTGTGGACAGACCCACATAACATGCAACACATCAAAGATAGTGCTGAAGTTGTCGCGAAACTTGTTGGATTTTGTGAATCTGGAGAACAGATTACAAAGGAGATGTTTGAGCTCAACTTCGCTTTACCTTCTGATAAGAAGCCATGGATGGGCTGGAACCTGATCTCAAACTTACTTCAACATTTGTAA